A window of the Hordeum vulgare subsp. vulgare chromosome 5H, MorexV3_pseudomolecules_assembly, whole genome shotgun sequence genome harbors these coding sequences:
- the LOC123395799 gene encoding uncharacterized protein LOC123395799 isoform X2 gives MRSWANLPHSSLLASFLAASCLLVAGSHQELHEASGSRILHQTKPHTHEVHCSRERSRAAWKAIDEYLMPFVEKEKYELPSKCRLRPENDMFREQEQHKIHFDVNEWRCGFCKKSFRAEKFIDQHFANRHNNLLDNSQGRCLADLCGALHCDLTMEFKKPKSKCNDAAAARNRHRCESLADSCFPINQGHSASRLHEFFLHQFCDAHTCNGVSKPFPKGGRKQTNRFYLAICILTVLLLPVFYLIVFLHQREMKKGDQVFKRIGKTVHKKKPS, from the exons ATGAGGAGCTGGGCTAACCTCCCCCACTCATCCCTTCTCGCCTCTTTCCTCGCGGCGTCTTGCCTTCTCGTGGCCGGATCGCATCAG GAATTGCATGAAGCATCTGGATCCAG AATTCTTCATCAAACAAAGCCACACACACATGAGGTGCATTGTTCAAGGGAAAGGAGCCGTGCAGCTTGGAAAGCTATTGACGAG TACTTGATGCCCTTTGTGGAAAAGGAGAAATATGAACTCCCAAGCAAATGCAGACTTCGTCCTGAAAACGACATGTTTCGGGAACAAGAGCAACATAAGATCCATTTTGATGTTAACGAGTGGCGTTGTGGCTTCTGCAAGAAATCTTTTCGGGCAGAAAAATTTATCGATCAGCATTTTGCAAACCGGCACAATAATTTGTTGGATAAT AGTCAAGGAAGATGCTTGGCAGATCTTTGTGGAGCACTTCACTGTGATCTGACAATGGAGTTCAAGAAACCAAAGAGTAAATGCAATGATGCTGCAGCTGCAAGGAACCGTCATCGTTGTGAG AGCCTTGCAGACAGTTGCTTTCCTATTAATCAAGGGCATTCTGCCAGCCGTCTTCATG AATTTTTCTTGCACCAATTCTGTGATGCTCACACTTGCAATGGGGTCTCCAAACCTTTCCCCAAAGGTGGCAGG AAACAAACAAACAGATTCTACCTGGCTATCTGCATCTTGACGGTGCTGCTTTTGCCTGTGTTCTATCTCATAGTATTTTTACACCAGAG GGAAATGAAGAAAGGAGATCAAGTTTTCAAACGAATTGGAAAGACCGTGCACAAGAAAAAGCCGTCCTAG
- the LOC123395799 gene encoding uncharacterized protein LOC123395799 isoform X1, producing MRSWANLPHSSLLASFLAASCLLVAGSHQELHEASGSRILHQTKPHTHEVHCSRERSRAAWKAIDEYLMPFVEKEKYELPSKCRLRPENDMFREQEQHKIHFDVNEWRCGFCKKSFRAEKFIDQHFANRHNNLLDNSQGRCLADLCGALHCDLTMEFKKPKSKCNDAAAARNRHRCESLADSCFPINQGHSASRLHEFFLHQFCDAHTCNGVSKPFPKGGRKQTNKQILPGYLHLDGAAFACVLSHSIFTPEGNEERRSSFQTNWKDRAQEKAVLVPRTDT from the exons ATGAGGAGCTGGGCTAACCTCCCCCACTCATCCCTTCTCGCCTCTTTCCTCGCGGCGTCTTGCCTTCTCGTGGCCGGATCGCATCAG GAATTGCATGAAGCATCTGGATCCAG AATTCTTCATCAAACAAAGCCACACACACATGAGGTGCATTGTTCAAGGGAAAGGAGCCGTGCAGCTTGGAAAGCTATTGACGAG TACTTGATGCCCTTTGTGGAAAAGGAGAAATATGAACTCCCAAGCAAATGCAGACTTCGTCCTGAAAACGACATGTTTCGGGAACAAGAGCAACATAAGATCCATTTTGATGTTAACGAGTGGCGTTGTGGCTTCTGCAAGAAATCTTTTCGGGCAGAAAAATTTATCGATCAGCATTTTGCAAACCGGCACAATAATTTGTTGGATAAT AGTCAAGGAAGATGCTTGGCAGATCTTTGTGGAGCACTTCACTGTGATCTGACAATGGAGTTCAAGAAACCAAAGAGTAAATGCAATGATGCTGCAGCTGCAAGGAACCGTCATCGTTGTGAG AGCCTTGCAGACAGTTGCTTTCCTATTAATCAAGGGCATTCTGCCAGCCGTCTTCATG AATTTTTCTTGCACCAATTCTGTGATGCTCACACTTGCAATGGGGTCTCCAAACCTTTCCCCAAAGGTGGCAGG AAAC AAACAAACAAACAGATTCTACCTGGCTATCTGCATCTTGACGGTGCTGCTTTTGCCTGTGTTCTATCTCATAGTATTTTTACACCAGAG GGAAATGAAGAAAGGAGATCAAGTTTTCAAACGAATTGGAAAGACCGTGCACAAGAAAAAGCCGTCCTAGTT CCTCGCACGGATACATGA